Proteins encoded by one window of Marinoscillum sp. 108:
- a CDS encoding two-component regulator propeller domain-containing protein produces MITKKFTLFVLGFVTILTTLYSGPRDFSMLVYNADRDFNGVFIYTIIQDEDGFLWVGGDDGLYRFDGKQMLNLNAKDSAINNLVTASVVSSDGHLFMGYYEGGISIVEHGRYRKIVSKEDLPNKVNRLRSHGEKTIWGLTQNKGLIRVQEDSVTHFSHSIFDQLISYDFMVYQDFIYVATNEGFLELKVEGDQLTSLGFLESTKGLQINSIFQDDHVKNLVWLGTNDGLYSHFLESRDIKPVEGFPAHVQVSSIAKDDLNTLWVGTKNHGLVEVDLNGIEVTAITFFNKQNGFESNQVGEVYVDHENEIWVGTFGRGLVQLNRAYFHHYELYKPLAVQGIHSIANYREDELILATEQGLVHAYHKAMRDSLIFEPLKYTQDYSFTSILVDGEVVWAGTRDGVIKVNLLQKTIERIGLAPKDVMEHHLIREIVKDNDGNLWISAAGNGVYHIKPSGELINLYNTRLGFYHNEIFAIFPDQAGNVWFGSHATGLALLPKGGEMQFLSKDEIFPAFDINTITQSADGNIWITTEGSGIYRFDGENFKQFTAKDGLLSNYCNAAVVDDIGQIWVGHRLGISLIQPGYDLIRTFHHPGELGETEAELNSVCKDRHGNIFFGNPYGVTKVNLPHFNFKIAKRHTHIKDLRLFYNATDLLNYSGKAKLDDILPSDLTFPYDENHITFDFVSINLRNPEAIYYQYMLVGFDKGWSPVEKSNYATYTNLDPGTYTFRVRESDHEALWDDEYTAITFNVNYPYWEMWWFYLLQIAAITLIVWLTYFLSGRLQNQFAIRLMVYISVFIAFEYVHTELEPYLTTVSGETPIFQVAVNLVLALCLLPIEIRLTHYLKLRAQAVEAKKELSTTNQVEA; encoded by the coding sequence ATGATAACTAAAAAATTTACTTTATTCGTTTTAGGATTTGTAACGATACTCACCACACTCTATTCAGGACCCAGAGATTTTTCGATGCTGGTGTACAATGCTGATCGGGATTTCAATGGTGTTTTTATCTATACCATCATCCAGGATGAGGATGGTTTTTTGTGGGTTGGTGGGGATGACGGCCTGTACAGGTTTGACGGCAAACAAATGCTCAATCTCAATGCTAAAGATAGCGCTATCAACAACTTGGTGACTGCTTCTGTGGTTTCGTCAGATGGTCACCTCTTTATGGGCTATTATGAGGGTGGGATTAGTATTGTGGAGCACGGCAGGTACAGGAAGATTGTGTCCAAAGAGGATCTGCCCAATAAGGTGAACAGGCTTAGGTCTCATGGAGAGAAAACCATCTGGGGCCTTACACAAAACAAAGGGTTGATCCGGGTACAAGAGGATTCAGTGACCCACTTCAGCCACTCGATTTTTGATCAGTTAATAAGCTATGATTTTATGGTCTACCAAGACTTCATTTATGTAGCTACCAATGAGGGTTTTTTAGAACTTAAAGTCGAAGGAGATCAATTAACCTCGCTTGGATTTCTGGAAAGTACCAAGGGATTACAAATCAACTCTATTTTTCAGGATGATCATGTGAAAAATTTGGTGTGGTTGGGGACCAATGATGGGCTCTACTCACACTTTTTGGAGTCCAGGGACATCAAACCTGTGGAAGGGTTTCCGGCTCACGTGCAAGTGAGTTCTATAGCCAAGGATGACCTCAATACCCTCTGGGTGGGCACTAAAAATCACGGTTTGGTTGAAGTAGACCTCAATGGAATAGAAGTAACGGCCATCACGTTTTTTAACAAGCAAAATGGATTTGAGAGTAATCAGGTAGGGGAGGTGTATGTAGACCATGAAAATGAGATCTGGGTAGGTACATTCGGAAGGGGGCTGGTACAGCTAAACAGGGCCTACTTTCATCACTATGAACTTTACAAGCCACTCGCAGTGCAGGGAATCCATAGCATTGCCAACTATCGAGAGGATGAGCTGATCCTGGCCACCGAGCAGGGGCTCGTGCATGCGTATCATAAAGCCATGCGGGATAGCCTGATCTTTGAGCCCCTCAAATACACGCAAGACTATTCATTTACCTCTATTTTGGTGGATGGAGAAGTGGTTTGGGCCGGGACCAGAGATGGGGTCATCAAGGTCAACCTTTTACAAAAAACAATTGAAAGAATAGGTTTGGCACCCAAGGATGTGATGGAGCATCATTTGATAAGGGAAATAGTAAAGGACAACGATGGTAATCTGTGGATATCAGCAGCTGGAAACGGTGTTTACCACATCAAGCCATCGGGAGAGCTTATCAATTTGTATAATACCCGATTAGGTTTCTATCACAATGAAATTTTTGCAATATTCCCGGATCAGGCGGGCAACGTATGGTTTGGGAGCCACGCCACCGGGCTGGCGCTTTTGCCAAAAGGCGGTGAAATGCAATTTCTTTCCAAAGATGAGATTTTTCCTGCATTTGATATCAATACCATCACACAGTCCGCCGATGGGAATATATGGATCACCACAGAGGGGTCAGGAATTTATCGGTTTGATGGTGAGAACTTTAAACAGTTTACAGCAAAGGATGGATTACTCTCCAACTACTGCAACGCTGCGGTGGTAGATGATATCGGCCAGATTTGGGTGGGGCATAGGCTTGGTATTAGTCTCATTCAACCAGGGTATGACCTCATCAGAACCTTTCACCATCCCGGCGAACTGGGAGAAACCGAAGCTGAGCTCAATTCGGTTTGTAAAGACAGACATGGCAATATCTTTTTCGGGAATCCTTACGGAGTGACAAAAGTGAACCTGCCCCATTTTAATTTTAAAATAGCCAAACGACATACGCATATAAAAGACCTTCGTCTGTTCTATAACGCGACTGATCTCCTTAACTATAGTGGTAAGGCCAAGCTGGACGATATCCTACCCTCCGATTTGACCTTTCCCTACGATGAAAATCACATTACCTTTGATTTCGTATCTATCAACCTACGAAATCCTGAGGCTATTTATTATCAGTATATGCTCGTTGGGTTTGATAAAGGCTGGTCACCCGTGGAGAAGAGTAATTATGCTACGTATACCAATCTGGATCCTGGTACTTACACTTTTCGGGTGCGGGAGTCTGATCATGAGGCCCTATGGGATGATGAATACACAGCTATTACCTTCAACGTGAATTACCCCTACTGGGAAATGTGGTGGTTTTACCTCCTCCAGATTGCAGCAATTACCTTGATCGTCTGGCTCACATATTTTCTTTCAGGAAGGCTACAAAATCAGTTTGCCATCCGACTGATGGTTTACATAAGTGTCTTTATCGCATTTGAGTATGTGCATACAGAACTGGAGCCATATCTCACTACTGTGTCTGGAGAGACCCCTATTTTCCAGGTGGCAGTCAACCTCGTGCTGGCGCTGTGCTTGCTACCTATCGAAATAAGATTAACACATTACCTCAAACTAAGAGCACAGGCGGTGGAGGCCAAAAAAGAACTCTCAACGACAAATCAAGTTGAAGCATGA
- a CDS encoding PKD domain-containing protein, whose translation MKTLLLFFQLMSPVADTVQQGGDYPSYLSLQNCVILDLGPSVQSENKNLIYSWDFGDGQRKLGIVSEHCYDEIGDYEAILSVTDPYSGTHFRDEYYVDVEIRPSVELDIVEESAQMLSAELRAASEIEAARFYWDIDGQYYMGDQIEGDFIKGAIQIRLLAIFTYRGEVVQLSKTVIR comes from the coding sequence ATGAAGACCCTGCTGCTATTTTTTCAATTGATGAGTCCGGTGGCTGATACCGTTCAGCAAGGAGGAGATTATCCGTCTTATCTGTCATTACAAAATTGTGTGATTCTCGACCTGGGGCCTTCGGTGCAGTCAGAAAACAAGAATTTGATCTATTCCTGGGATTTTGGTGATGGCCAAAGGAAACTGGGCATCGTTTCGGAGCATTGCTACGATGAAATCGGCGATTATGAAGCCATACTCTCAGTGACCGATCCTTATTCTGGGACACATTTTCGGGATGAGTATTATGTGGACGTGGAGATCAGACCATCCGTGGAGTTGGATATCGTGGAGGAGTCAGCACAAATGCTATCTGCGGAACTCAGGGCTGCCTCCGAAATTGAAGCGGCCAGGTTTTATTGGGATATAGATGGTCAGTACTACATGGGAGACCAAATTGAAGGAGATTTTATTAAGGGAGCCATCCAAATCAGATTGCTTGCCATATTCACCTATCGTGGAGAGGTTGTCCAGTTATCTAAAACAGTGATCAGATGA